A section of the Solitalea canadensis DSM 3403 genome encodes:
- a CDS encoding LacI family DNA-binding transcriptional regulator, with amino-acid sequence MKKVTIHDIAKELNITFSSVARALNDHPSISAATKEAVREVAKRLNYQQNKVASALRSGRSNVIGVMVPNLGATFFNSIILGIETVMNENGYTILLYQSSESSNHETKGIDTFLQSRVDGIISSIAMGTKDLQHYYEIKKNDIPLLLFDRAVDELGVPTVRIDDYRGGFLAAEHLIKNGCKRIVHISADQNVKSFKERFKGYKDALKQYNRPLEKELIFYGKPSIELGRDCIKQLHEKKIDFDGLFAFEDYTALGVMQQLKEYNIKVPDEIRVIGFANEAFGAYISPSLSTIDQQSVKMGEEAAKLFLKLNKDHHYYDNPPEQIVLEPILIERESSHI; translated from the coding sequence TTGAAAAAGGTAACGATTCACGACATAGCAAAGGAACTTAACATTACATTCTCATCAGTTGCCCGTGCCTTAAATGATCATCCTTCTATAAGTGCAGCCACAAAAGAAGCTGTTAGAGAAGTAGCCAAACGTTTAAATTACCAGCAAAACAAAGTGGCTTCAGCACTTCGCTCCGGCCGTTCTAATGTTATTGGTGTAATGGTTCCTAATTTGGGTGCAACCTTCTTTAATTCAATCATTTTAGGGATTGAAACAGTAATGAACGAAAATGGTTACACGATTCTATTATATCAATCAAGCGAATCTTCTAATCATGAAACGAAAGGAATTGACACTTTCCTTCAGTCGCGGGTAGATGGTATTATATCTTCTATTGCCATGGGCACAAAAGATCTCCAACATTATTACGAGATCAAAAAGAATGATATTCCATTACTATTATTTGACCGGGCTGTAGATGAATTAGGAGTACCCACCGTTAGAATTGATGATTACCGGGGAGGCTTTTTAGCGGCTGAACATCTAATAAAAAATGGCTGTAAGCGAATTGTGCACATATCAGCAGATCAAAATGTCAAAAGCTTTAAAGAACGTTTTAAAGGATATAAAGATGCCCTTAAACAATATAATCGTCCTTTGGAAAAAGAGCTGATTTTTTATGGCAAACCCTCCATTGAATTAGGCAGAGATTGTATTAAGCAGTTGCACGAGAAAAAGATAGATTTTGACGGATTGTTTGCATTTGAAGATTATACAGCTTTAGGAGTAATGCAGCAGTTAAAAGAATACAATATCAAGGTTCCGGATGAGATACGTGTTATAGGTTTTGCTAACGAAGCTTTTGGCGCATATATATCACCATCATTAAGCACCATAGATCAGCAAAGTGTTAAAATGGGTGAAGAAGCTGCAAAATTATTCTTGAAGTTGAATAAAGACCATCATTATTATGATAATCCACCTGAACAAATAGTGCTTGAACCCATACTTATTGAAAGGGAGTCATCACATATCTGA
- a CDS encoding ferritin-like domain-containing protein produces the protein MENVKNQSLVVSALNDLLKINNDRVQGYQKAIELTSDENLKTLFQQLAFDSSKNINELSDQIFKINGKPQESTTMGGKFYRTWMDVKAAFTGNDKHSLLVDCEYGEDMALDAYKKVENDEDLNLDHATNTILVNQKQRVEHGHDAIKRLRDTTK, from the coding sequence ATGGAAAATGTAAAAAATCAATCATTAGTAGTTTCTGCATTAAACGATTTATTAAAAATTAACAACGATCGTGTTCAGGGCTATCAAAAAGCAATAGAGCTTACTTCAGACGAAAATTTAAAAACATTATTTCAACAATTAGCATTCGACAGTTCTAAAAATATCAATGAGCTTTCCGATCAAATTTTCAAGATTAACGGTAAGCCGCAGGAATCTACCACCATGGGTGGCAAGTTTTACCGCACGTGGATGGACGTAAAAGCCGCATTTACCGGTAACGACAAACATTCACTGTTGGTGGACTGTGAATACGGTGAGGATATGGCTTTAGATGCTTATAAAAAAGTAGAAAATGATGAGGATCTTAATCTAGATCATGCAACAAATACCATTTTAGTAAACCAAAAACAACGTGTTGAACATGGCCATGATGCTATTAAGCGGTTAAGGGATACGACAAAATAA
- a CDS encoding lmo0937 family membrane protein, producing MRNLLYVVAVILIIAWLLGLTVWNAGSIIHILLALAIISFLLTFLRSNTNV from the coding sequence ATGAGAAATTTATTGTATGTAGTCGCAGTTATTTTAATAATAGCCTGGCTATTAGGACTTACAGTTTGGAATGCTGGTTCTATTATACACATATTACTAGCATTGGCTATCATTTCTTTCTTACTTACTTTTTTGAGATCTAATACAAATGTTTAA
- a CDS encoding amylo-alpha-1,6-glucosidase, whose amino-acid sequence MSPDTIILLENKFYISANSSYADDRTKILNQTDTFGIFDRWGDIKQLGEEVQGIYHQGTRFISDLEFKVNNMRPLLLSSAVKEENELLSVDLTNPVILFVEKDNKLSIPKGEIYIGRSKFLRDGFCYETITLTNYGADKYEFQASLKFQADFKDIFEVRGIRREKRGEIFELKHTANNEIIIRYKGLDKIVRTTIITLNAKPHDWENQTTAIFHIKLKPHQSFIIQYAIKFIVGEKDYHHVMSFDKAQNQLMGDIDRYRNLFAYITTSNEQFTHWINRSLMDLKSLLAQTKFGVYPYAGVPWYNTAFGRDGIITALETLWIAPDIARDTLLFLAHNQAKVENAYQDAEPGKILHETRGGELVECNEIPFKQYYGSVDSTPLFIVLCGAYYKRTADLEFISEMWPYIEKALMWIDKYGDSDDDGFAEYSHKSVNGLFNQGWKDSHDSISHEDGELANPPIALCEVQGYIYDAKIKAAELAYALDKDKLGEKLHNEATALKKAFNERFWDEEMGWFVLALDGEKKPCKVKSSNAGHALFSGIADKDKAERLAANLLADKMFSGWGIRTLAADEKRYNPMSYHNGSVWPHDVAIIASGFSKYGFQQETMKLTGALFDASIFIDLQRLPELFCGFARRKGEGPTAYPVACSPQAWAVGAVFMLLEACLHMEINALEKKIVFKRPIVPEFLHNIIIENIKLGNKRASFELHKYKHDAGITVKEKPSDWEIYIIK is encoded by the coding sequence ATGAGTCCAGATACAATTATTCTACTTGAAAATAAATTCTATATCTCGGCAAATTCATCCTATGCCGATGACCGGACTAAAATCTTAAATCAAACAGATACGTTTGGGATTTTTGACAGGTGGGGAGATATAAAACAATTGGGAGAAGAAGTGCAAGGTATCTACCACCAGGGGACAAGATTTATCAGCGACCTTGAGTTTAAGGTTAACAATATGCGCCCTCTATTGCTGAGTTCAGCTGTAAAAGAAGAAAATGAGTTGTTGTCGGTTGACCTTACAAATCCGGTCATATTATTTGTTGAAAAAGACAATAAATTATCAATCCCCAAAGGAGAGATTTACATAGGCAGGAGCAAATTTCTCCGTGATGGATTTTGCTATGAGACCATTACCTTGACTAACTATGGAGCTGATAAATATGAGTTTCAGGCATCTTTGAAATTTCAGGCCGACTTTAAGGATATTTTTGAAGTAAGGGGTATAAGGAGAGAAAAAAGAGGTGAAATATTTGAACTAAAACACACTGCTAATAATGAGATTATCATTAGGTATAAAGGCCTTGATAAAATCGTAAGAACTACCATAATCACTCTTAATGCAAAACCTCATGACTGGGAAAATCAAACCACGGCAATATTTCACATTAAATTAAAACCTCATCAGTCGTTTATCATTCAATACGCAATAAAGTTTATTGTTGGAGAAAAAGATTACCATCATGTAATGTCATTTGATAAGGCTCAAAATCAATTAATGGGTGATATTGACAGGTACAGGAATCTTTTTGCCTATATTACTACTTCTAATGAGCAGTTTACGCATTGGATCAATCGGTCGCTAATGGATCTGAAATCCTTACTTGCGCAAACAAAGTTTGGTGTTTATCCATATGCCGGAGTTCCATGGTATAACACGGCGTTTGGGAGAGATGGTATTATCACCGCATTGGAAACCTTATGGATAGCTCCGGATATTGCACGAGACACCTTATTGTTTTTGGCCCATAATCAGGCAAAAGTCGAAAACGCCTATCAAGATGCCGAACCAGGCAAGATTTTACATGAAACACGTGGTGGCGAATTAGTAGAATGTAATGAAATACCATTTAAACAATATTATGGCTCGGTTGATTCAACACCGTTATTTATTGTGTTATGCGGGGCCTATTATAAACGTACTGCTGATCTGGAGTTCATTAGTGAAATGTGGCCATATATTGAAAAGGCATTAATGTGGATCGATAAATATGGAGATAGCGATGATGATGGATTTGCCGAATATAGCCATAAAAGCGTAAATGGTTTATTTAATCAAGGATGGAAAGATTCTCATGATTCAATTTCACATGAAGACGGTGAGTTGGCTAATCCGCCGATTGCCTTATGTGAGGTTCAGGGATATATTTATGATGCAAAGATAAAAGCAGCAGAATTGGCATACGCTCTGGATAAAGATAAACTAGGCGAAAAATTACATAATGAAGCTACAGCGCTGAAAAAAGCATTTAATGAACGATTCTGGGATGAAGAGATGGGGTGGTTTGTATTAGCCCTGGACGGTGAAAAAAAGCCATGTAAAGTAAAATCATCGAATGCCGGACATGCGCTTTTCTCCGGTATAGCTGATAAGGACAAAGCCGAGCGTTTGGCAGCTAACCTTCTTGCAGATAAAATGTTTTCAGGATGGGGAATTCGCACCCTTGCTGCGGATGAAAAAAGATACAATCCGATGTCTTATCATAATGGGTCCGTTTGGCCCCATGATGTGGCAATTATTGCATCAGGCTTTTCGAAATATGGATTTCAACAGGAGACAATGAAATTAACAGGGGCACTATTTGATGCTTCCATTTTTATTGACCTGCAACGTTTACCTGAGCTTTTTTGTGGTTTTGCAAGGCGCAAAGGAGAGGGGCCGACAGCTTATCCTGTCGCCTGCTCGCCTCAGGCATGGGCCGTAGGTGCTGTATTTATGTTACTGGAAGCTTGCTTGCATATGGAAATCAACGCACTTGAAAAGAAGATCGTATTTAAGCGACCTATAGTGCCTGAATTTCTACATAATATCATCATAGAGAATATAAAGTTGGGCAATAAAAGGGCTTCGTTTGAGCTTCATAAATACAAACATGATGCGGGTATAACTGTAAAAGAAAAACCTTCCGATTGGGAAATTTATATCATTAAATAA
- a CDS encoding LysR substrate-binding domain-containing protein translates to MIKTIDMELRQLEYFVHAAEKLHFTEAAAAAFITQSTLSQQIKNLEEELGMLLFDRIGKQVRLTEAGQVFLSHAKKILLNVKKAKQAITDLNTLVTGELKIGVSYVFTSRILPSLTSFSAKYPGINIHLEYGPSEELDKKLRASELDLILAFHNKGVDDNLELQPLFRSNIVMVVSKKNKLSELKSVTLKELSQFELILPAAGFSSREFINEVFKKNKIQPKIKMDVNDMHALLSLLKNSDMVGVINEKALGGWDELSAVPIANKSLTRQSFIIWQKDVYRKKAALLFAEELLNKQE, encoded by the coding sequence TTGATAAAAACGATTGATATGGAATTGCGTCAATTAGAATATTTTGTGCATGCAGCCGAGAAGCTACACTTTACAGAAGCTGCTGCTGCAGCATTTATTACACAGTCAACCTTGTCACAGCAAATAAAAAACCTGGAAGAAGAACTAGGAATGTTGCTATTCGACAGAATAGGTAAACAAGTAAGGCTTACAGAAGCAGGACAAGTATTTCTTTCTCATGCAAAAAAAATACTGCTGAATGTAAAAAAAGCTAAGCAAGCCATAACCGACTTAAATACATTGGTAACAGGGGAGCTTAAAATAGGAGTGTCTTATGTGTTTACTTCGCGAATTCTGCCATCATTAACGTCTTTTTCAGCAAAGTATCCCGGAATTAATATTCATTTAGAATATGGTCCTTCCGAAGAATTGGATAAAAAATTAAGAGCCTCAGAACTGGATCTTATTCTTGCATTTCATAACAAGGGAGTTGATGATAACCTTGAACTTCAACCGCTCTTTAGGTCTAATATTGTGATGGTTGTTTCAAAGAAAAACAAACTATCGGAACTTAAATCGGTCACGCTTAAAGAACTTAGTCAGTTCGAACTCATTTTACCGGCTGCAGGGTTTAGCTCAAGAGAATTCATCAATGAGGTTTTTAAAAAGAATAAAATTCAACCCAAAATAAAAATGGATGTAAATGATATGCACGCCCTTTTATCCCTGTTGAAAAACAGTGATATGGTTGGCGTAATTAATGAAAAAGCATTGGGTGGATGGGATGAACTTTCGGCCGTTCCCATTGCGAATAAAAGCCTCACTCGCCAGTCATTTATTATCTGGCAAAAGGATGTTTACAGGAAAAAAGCAGCCTTGTTATTTGCAGAAGAGCTGCTTAACAAACAAGAGTAA
- a CDS encoding MFS transporter, with protein sequence MSIFRSLKSRNFKLFVYGQSISLIGTWMQKTAVSWLVYRLTGSAVLLGIVTFASLIPSLILSPYAGSYIDRHNRFKVLITTQVVSMLQAGALAAVIFFKFYNIPTILLLSLAQGIINAFDVTCRQSMMVDMVDNKDDLPNAIALNSTMTNFARIAGPAVAGIILSTLGEDFCFAINFFSYLPVLICLSMMKLSLTPHTTSQASIWDELQEGFKYVSRDKELSSLILMLTISSLFVIPFNTLMPIFAKDIFNGDAKTFSWFESAAGLGSILSAIYMATLKSSKNLIKIMITACIILGVSLLFLSLSGWLPLALLFMTLAGVGMMAQTSSINTYIQTHSIPAMRARAISYFVMAYQGMIPIGSLLIGLLAQHIGPRYAVLAEGLIALITVGLYLIYRSRVISIKPIENVKLTHS encoded by the coding sequence ATGAGTATTTTCCGATCATTAAAATCCCGTAATTTCAAGCTTTTTGTTTATGGGCAATCTATATCACTAATTGGAACATGGATGCAAAAAACAGCGGTAAGCTGGTTAGTGTACCGCCTAACGGGTTCCGCTGTATTATTGGGCATCGTAACGTTTGCCAGCCTTATTCCATCTTTAATTTTATCCCCTTACGCTGGAAGTTATATTGATCGTCACAACAGGTTTAAAGTTTTAATAACCACACAAGTTGTTTCGATGCTGCAAGCCGGAGCATTAGCGGCTGTTATCTTCTTTAAGTTTTACAACATTCCAACCATCCTACTCCTCAGTCTTGCACAAGGTATCATTAATGCATTTGATGTTACCTGTAGGCAATCAATGATGGTTGACATGGTTGATAATAAAGATGACTTACCAAATGCGATCGCATTGAATTCAACAATGACCAATTTTGCCCGTATTGCAGGTCCGGCTGTTGCAGGTATTATTTTAAGCACATTGGGTGAAGATTTCTGCTTTGCCATTAACTTTTTCAGTTATCTGCCTGTATTAATTTGCTTATCCATGATGAAACTATCTTTAACACCGCATACTACTTCACAAGCCAGTATCTGGGATGAATTACAAGAAGGTTTTAAATATGTTTCACGCGATAAAGAATTGAGCAGCCTGATCTTAATGCTTACAATCAGCAGTTTGTTTGTTATTCCATTTAATACGTTAATGCCCATTTTTGCGAAGGACATTTTTAATGGAGATGCTAAAACCTTCAGCTGGTTTGAGAGTGCCGCCGGGTTAGGATCTATTTTAAGCGCCATTTATATGGCCACCTTAAAATCAAGTAAAAACCTGATCAAAATTATGATTACAGCCTGTATTATATTAGGCGTCAGTTTATTATTCTTATCATTATCAGGATGGTTACCACTGGCCCTTCTTTTCATGACACTTGCAGGTGTTGGCATGATGGCGCAAACTTCGTCCATTAATACTTATATCCAGACACACTCGATACCAGCCATGAGGGCACGGGCTATCAGTTATTTTGTGATGGCGTACCAAGGAATGATTCCTATTGGAAGTTTATTAATTGGTTTACTTGCTCAGCATATCGGTCCTCGCTATGCGGTATTGGCAGAAGGTTTAATTGCTTTAATTACCGTTGGGTTATACCTGATTTACCGGAGTCGTGTCATATCAATCAAACCGATTGAAAATGTGAAACTTACTCATTCCTGA
- a CDS encoding glycosyltransferase family 4 protein: protein MRIAQIAPLYEATPPLKYGGTERVVSYLTEELVRQGHEVTLFASGDSITNAELISCSPKSLRTDNSCIDPLARHYVMLQKVAEQSERFDMLHFHIDYLHFPFSVNNNYKHLSTLHGRLDLPDLKPLYEQFSYVPVVSISDHQRKPLPFAGWVETVYHGIPADLHTIGNGGGNYLAFLGRISPEKRVDRAIEIAKRVGMKIKIAAKIDKVDEEYFNKNIFPLLDHPLVEFIGEITEIEKRNFLRDAVALLFPIDWPEPFGMVMIESMAAGTPVIAFNKGSVPEIIDNGLTGFIVENVDDAVKAVNALPTLSRAECRKVFEHRFSAERMANQYLSIYCRLIENKNPINRTNQQQILNSLKSNINVCG, encoded by the coding sequence ATGAGAATAGCTCAAATAGCACCGCTCTATGAAGCCACACCTCCGTTAAAGTATGGAGGAACCGAGCGGGTGGTTTCCTACCTAACCGAAGAATTGGTTAGGCAAGGACATGAAGTTACTTTGTTTGCCTCAGGCGATTCGATAACGAATGCAGAGCTGATCTCTTGCAGTCCGAAAAGTTTAAGAACCGACAATTCATGTATTGATCCATTGGCCAGGCATTATGTGATGCTCCAAAAAGTTGCAGAACAATCGGAGCGTTTTGATATGCTTCATTTTCATATTGATTACCTCCATTTTCCGTTTTCAGTAAATAATAACTATAAACACCTTTCCACCTTACACGGACGCCTGGATTTGCCCGATTTAAAGCCGTTATATGAACAATTTTCCTATGTTCCGGTGGTTTCAATTTCTGATCATCAACGAAAACCTTTGCCTTTTGCAGGGTGGGTAGAAACGGTATATCACGGTATTCCTGCTGATTTGCATACAATTGGAAACGGGGGAGGAAATTATCTTGCATTTTTGGGTAGAATTTCACCTGAAAAAAGAGTTGACAGAGCGATTGAAATAGCAAAACGTGTTGGCATGAAAATTAAGATCGCCGCCAAGATCGACAAGGTGGATGAAGAATATTTTAATAAGAATATTTTCCCATTACTTGATCATCCTTTAGTTGAATTTATCGGCGAAATTACCGAAATTGAGAAAAGAAATTTCTTGAGAGATGCTGTAGCTCTATTGTTTCCGATTGATTGGCCGGAACCATTTGGAATGGTAATGATTGAGTCGATGGCTGCCGGAACTCCGGTAATCGCTTTTAATAAAGGCTCTGTTCCGGAGATAATTGATAATGGGCTTACCGGGTTTATCGTCGAAAATGTTGATGATGCAGTAAAGGCAGTAAATGCTTTACCTACATTATCGAGAGCCGAGTGCCGAAAGGTATTTGAACATCGTTTCAGTGCAGAGCGGATGGCCAATCAGTATCTTAGTATTTATTGCCGATTAATAGAAAACAAGAATCCCATAAATAGAACCAACCAACAACAAATACTAAATTCCCTCAAGTCTAATATAAATGTATGCGGGTGA